Part of the Aquimarina sp. MAR_2010_214 genome is shown below.
TCATTCAAAAAAATGCTCAAAAAAAGATTGGAATACCATTATTTCACTTCTGGAAACTATAGACATTGATAAAATAAGCGAGCTAAAAGCACCTACAGAAAAAAGACTTTTTGATGGTGCTCCTCATGCACAACTAAAGATCACTTCTTTTACCAAAACGTTTGTCTCGAATGGCTTTGATCACGGACATCCTCCTCACGAAATACAACAATTAGTTAATACTATACTATCATTGGCAGAAAGTATTGAATAGCAACAATTCTTGTTGTACTTTTGTTGAAAATTTGTGCGTAATGACAATACAAGAAATCCAGGAAGAGATTGTTGATGAATTTAGCATGTTTGATGATTGGATGCAACGATATGAATACATGATTGAGCTAGGAAAGTCACTTCCTCTAATAGAAGAAAAATATAAGACAGACGACAATATCATAAAAGGATGCCAGAGTAAAGTATGGGTACATGCCGAAATGAAAGACGAAAAAGTTGAATTTACTGCAGATAGCGATGCCATTATTACCAAAGGTATCATTGCAATATTGATACGTGTCTTTTCTGGACAACATCCTGCGGCTATTATTGAAGCAGACACCAATTTTATTGATGAAATTGGCTTAAAAGAGCA
Proteins encoded:
- a CDS encoding SufE family protein; protein product: MTIQEIQEEIVDEFSMFDDWMQRYEYMIELGKSLPLIEEKYKTDDNIIKGCQSKVWVHAEMKDEKVEFTADSDAIITKGIIAILIRVFSGQHPAAIIEADTNFIDEIGLKEHLSPTRANGLVSMIKQLKMYAIAYQTQLN